A genomic window from Pirellulaceae bacterium includes:
- a CDS encoding monovalent cation/H+ antiporter subunit D family protein encodes MEKHLPILQIIVPLLSAPLCVLVRTRQIVMAMTILVCWLTFGIATWLLFETLNQGVIIYRLGNFPPTLGIELRVDALSGFVLWFVAGIGAIVITYAPQSLRKEIPWEQHYLFCTMYLMCLTGLLGITITGDLFNLFVFLEVSSLSTYALISLGKSRKALMAAFQYLVMGTIGATFILIGIGLAYELTGSLNMVDLARLLEQITSEGSNRTILVSFAFISVGVSLKMALFPLHLWLPNAYSQAPSVVTAFLAATATKVSVYVLLRVIFTIFKPGFAITTLHLDRGLMILSLIGIFVASATAIFQRDLKRMLAYSSIAQIGYMVLAISLATSAGLTAGIVHLFNHALIKGGLFMAVGCFAMRLPSLHLDDLRGIGRRMPLTTFAWVLGGLGLIGVPLTAGFISKWYLITAAFEANSGIVAALVLLSSLLSLIYVWRFVEVAYFATPKDDSKLAEAPLTMLVPTYAVIIGTLIFGIWTTYSVGIAEQAARAVLGVAS; translated from the coding sequence ATGGAAAAACACCTTCCAATTCTGCAAATCATTGTCCCGCTCTTGTCGGCGCCCCTGTGCGTCTTGGTGCGAACACGACAAATTGTGATGGCGATGACGATCCTCGTCTGCTGGCTAACTTTTGGCATCGCGACATGGTTGTTATTCGAAACGCTGAACCAAGGCGTCATCATCTATCGGTTAGGAAACTTTCCTCCGACGCTGGGAATCGAGCTTCGCGTTGATGCCTTAAGCGGTTTTGTCCTGTGGTTTGTGGCGGGAATTGGTGCCATCGTGATCACCTATGCGCCACAAAGTCTACGCAAAGAGATCCCTTGGGAGCAGCACTACCTGTTTTGCACCATGTATTTGATGTGCTTAACCGGCTTACTGGGGATCACCATCACGGGCGACCTGTTCAATCTGTTTGTCTTTTTGGAGGTCTCGTCGCTTTCGACCTACGCGCTCATCAGCCTGGGAAAATCACGAAAAGCATTAATGGCAGCGTTCCAGTACCTGGTCATGGGAACGATTGGGGCAACATTCATCCTCATCGGTATCGGCTTAGCCTATGAATTGACCGGCAGCCTCAACATGGTCGATTTAGCACGTTTACTTGAGCAAATCACGTCGGAAGGGAGCAATCGAACGATCTTGGTTTCGTTTGCATTCATCTCGGTCGGCGTGAGTCTCAAGATGGCCTTATTCCCATTACATCTTTGGCTGCCGAACGCCTACTCGCAAGCTCCATCCGTCGTGACGGCCTTTCTCGCTGCAACGGCGACAAAAGTTTCTGTTTACGTATTACTGAGAGTGATTTTCACGATTTTCAAGCCAGGCTTTGCCATCACCACGCTGCATCTGGATCGTGGCTTGATGATCCTATCGCTCATCGGCATCTTTGTCGCTTCGGCCACCGCGATCTTTCAACGAGATTTGAAGCGCATGCTGGCTTACTCCAGCATCGCCCAAATCGGCTATATGGTGTTGGCGATCAGCCTGGCAACAAGTGCAGGCCTCACCGCAGGCATCGTTCATTTATTCAACCATGCATTGATCAAGGGCGGTTTATTTATGGCGGTCGGCTGTTTTGCAATGCGATTGCCATCTTTACATCTCGACGATCTCCGAGGAATTGGCCGTCGCATGCCACTCACCACGTTTGCCTGGGTGTTGGGTGGCCTGGGCTTGATCGGCGTTCCACTCACGGCCGGCTTCATTAGTAAGTGGTATTTAATAACGGCCGCCTTCGAAGCCAATTCCGGCATCGTCGCAGCGCTCGTTTTACTCAGTTCACTGTTGTCGCTCATCTATGTCTGGCGGTTCGTCGAAGTTGCGTACTTTGCAACACCGAAGGACGATTCCAAACTGGCCGAGGCACCGCTCACGATGCTCGTGCCAACCTATGCGGTGATCATCGGCACTTTAATCTTTGGGATCTGGACAACTTACTCAGTCGGGATCGCTGAACAAGCGGCGCGTGCGGTATTGGGAGTGGCATCATGA
- the mnhG gene encoding monovalent cation/H(+) antiporter subunit G, whose protein sequence is MEIFLHIVTLLFLLTGSVFAVIGGIGIVRLPDFYTRLHAGGVTDTLGAGLILIGLMFQAGLTLATVKLLMVLLFLLVTSPTACHLLAQVALNEGLEPLHRSEPEE, encoded by the coding sequence ATGGAAATCTTTCTCCACATCGTAACCCTGTTGTTTCTGCTGACGGGCTCTGTCTTTGCAGTGATTGGCGGAATTGGAATCGTACGACTTCCAGATTTCTACACACGACTGCACGCAGGAGGAGTGACGGACACGCTGGGAGCTGGGCTAATTCTGATCGGTCTCATGTTCCAGGCAGGACTGACACTCGCAACCGTCAAACTGCTGATGGTCTTGCTATTTCTTTTGGTGACGAGTCCCACAGCCTGCCACCTACTTGCACAGGTGGCTCTCAACGAGGGGCTCGAGCCGCTTCACCGCTCCGAGCCGGAGGAGTAA
- a CDS encoding DUF4040 domain-containing protein has translation MQLSEQYIVIPLLSLLACTAITVARMRDLWAAVMMTGIFSFLGAGWMLVLDAPDVAFTEAAVGAGISTVLMLGTLALTSRTAKPTQRFPWAALAVVLVTGFALIYGTFDLPEYGDPNAPIHQYPKPGYVALEIAKGDHNKSSPTANSPTRAKEAQHEEAQHEEADHGHHEPTPNVVTVVLASYRGFDTLGETTVIFTAGIAVLILLRGPRRENSRP, from the coding sequence GTGCAACTCAGCGAACAATATATTGTCATTCCACTACTCTCGTTGCTCGCCTGCACGGCAATCACCGTAGCGCGGATGCGAGATCTGTGGGCTGCCGTGATGATGACTGGCATCTTTAGCTTCCTGGGTGCCGGTTGGATGCTCGTGCTGGACGCACCCGACGTGGCATTCACCGAAGCGGCAGTTGGCGCTGGAATCTCCACCGTCTTGATGCTCGGCACGCTAGCCCTGACGAGTCGCACGGCCAAACCGACCCAACGATTTCCCTGGGCTGCCCTGGCCGTGGTGCTCGTGACGGGCTTCGCCCTCATCTACGGCACTTTTGATCTACCTGAATACGGTGATCCCAACGCGCCGATCCATCAATATCCGAAGCCAGGCTATGTGGCGCTTGAAATTGCAAAGGGGGACCACAACAAGAGTTCCCCAACCGCCAATTCCCCCACGCGCGCGAAAGAGGCCCAACACGAAGAGGCCCAACACGAAGAGGCCGATCATGGCCACCATGAGCCGACGCCGAACGTCGTTACGGTCGTACTCGCCAGTTACCGTGGATTTGACACTTTGGGAGAGACGACCGTAATTTTCACCGCAGGCATCGCGGTGCTGATCTTGCTTCGCGGACCACGCCGTGAGAATTCTCGACCATGA
- the atpE gene encoding ATP synthase F0 subunit C gives MAQDAASGGVNVITGSAIGAGLVMLGAGFGIGRIGSSAVESMARQPEVAGGIQTGMIISAALVEGATFFALIVCMLAG, from the coding sequence ATGGCTCAAGATGCCGCAAGTGGTGGAGTGAATGTTATAACCGGTTCGGCGATTGGCGCTGGTCTGGTTATGCTCGGTGCGGGTTTTGGCATTGGTCGTATCGGATCATCTGCTGTGGAAAGCATGGCTCGTCAACCGGAGGTTGCTGGTGGTATTCAGACGGGCATGATTATTTCTGCCGCTTTGGTTGAGGGTGCGACGTTCTTTGCCTTGATCGTCTGTATGCTTGCTGGTTGA
- the atpB gene encoding F0F1 ATP synthase subunit A, with the protein MAQDAHGSNDGSHLLRPGHLIGHVKDADYFEFPRALVGAGENVPAAERGKLKIPQPFYQDGQAAIYAPSTNLIEPFDLKVTKFMVLELVAAVIVAFLAISLAGKMRGGRLPKGRVWQALEAVLFFLRDEVARPAIGKADADRFLPFLWSVFGFVLACNLLGMVPWMGSPTGALGCTGTLALFTMAAVIGAGSKQLGVVGFWKAQVPHMELPFVLAIFLKPMVFLIEVLGMIIKHFVLAVRLLANMFAGHLVLGVLVAFVGVIWYEVTSVSHPLFLGVTTASIVGAIALSLLELFVAFLQAYIFTFLSALFIGMAVHPH; encoded by the coding sequence ATGGCACAAGACGCACATGGCTCGAACGATGGGTCGCATTTGTTGCGCCCGGGTCATTTAATAGGCCACGTTAAAGACGCTGATTACTTTGAGTTTCCACGGGCGCTGGTCGGCGCCGGAGAAAATGTGCCGGCTGCTGAGCGTGGTAAGCTGAAGATTCCTCAGCCTTTCTACCAAGATGGGCAAGCGGCGATCTACGCGCCGTCCACGAATTTGATTGAGCCATTTGACCTGAAGGTCACGAAGTTCATGGTTCTGGAATTGGTGGCTGCGGTGATTGTCGCATTTCTTGCTATCTCGCTCGCGGGTAAAATGCGTGGTGGACGACTGCCGAAAGGTCGTGTCTGGCAAGCGCTGGAGGCTGTGCTTTTCTTTCTGCGGGACGAAGTAGCACGGCCGGCGATTGGGAAAGCCGACGCGGATCGGTTTCTTCCCTTTTTGTGGTCGGTTTTCGGCTTTGTTCTGGCTTGTAACCTGCTTGGCATGGTGCCGTGGATGGGTTCGCCGACCGGAGCGCTTGGTTGTACGGGAACGCTTGCATTGTTTACGATGGCTGCCGTGATCGGTGCTGGTTCGAAGCAGTTAGGCGTTGTCGGTTTCTGGAAAGCCCAGGTTCCGCATATGGAATTGCCGTTCGTGTTGGCTATTTTTTTGAAGCCGATGGTGTTCTTGATTGAAGTGCTGGGAATGATCATCAAGCACTTTGTTTTAGCTGTGCGTTTGTTGGCTAATATGTTTGCCGGGCACTTGGTGCTTGGTGTGTTGGTGGCATTCGTCGGAGTTATTTGGTACGAAGTTACCTCGGTTTCTCATCCACTATTTTTGGGCGTGACAACTGCCAGTATCGTAGGTGCAATCGCTTTGAGCTTGCTCGAGTTGTTCGTTGCCTTTTTGCAGGCTTACATTTTCACGTTCTTATCAGCATTGTTCATTGGTATGGCTGTACATCCTCACTAG
- a CDS encoding proton-conducting transporter membrane subunit has product MSDQIRIQLAIGLPWMAVLWALLFSQRPNLREIGTLGLGLGLFGVIMSLASDVFAGSRPEWVALEMLPGFALSFRLEPLGMLFALVASGLWIVTTCYAIGYMRAHHEGHQTRFYACFAIAMNAAMGAAMASNLFTLFVFYELMTLSTYPLVTHHGTEKAMLGGRTYLGILMSTSIAFLMLAIVWTWSKTGTLEFVPGGIFTEIHKQNLIGTTELTILLALFAFGTGKAALMPFHRWLPAAMVAPTPVSALLHAVAVVKVGVFTVMKIAVYTFGIELLHDTRISEWLMYVAGASVLIASLIALTKDNLKARLAYSTISQLSYITLGAALACPAGVIGGSMHIAMHAVGKITLFFCAGAIYVATHKTEISQMRGLGRQMPITMAAFLLGSFSIIGLPPFGGTWSKWYLAEGAAAINQPVFIAVLMISSLLNIAYLLPVAIGGFYLKGAQEQAGIKEAPLMCVLPLCLTALGGIALFFFADRLYEVLLPIAQSTS; this is encoded by the coding sequence ATGAGCGACCAAATCCGTATCCAACTCGCAATCGGCTTGCCCTGGATGGCGGTGCTGTGGGCACTCCTATTCAGTCAACGTCCGAATTTACGGGAGATCGGCACACTCGGATTAGGCCTGGGCCTATTTGGCGTGATCATGAGTTTGGCCAGCGACGTGTTTGCCGGCTCTCGCCCCGAATGGGTCGCGTTGGAAATGCTGCCAGGCTTTGCCCTCTCGTTTCGACTCGAACCTTTGGGAATGCTCTTCGCACTCGTGGCGTCCGGGCTCTGGATTGTGACAACCTGCTACGCCATCGGCTACATGCGTGCCCATCACGAGGGGCACCAAACTCGCTTCTATGCTTGTTTTGCAATCGCGATGAACGCCGCCATGGGTGCCGCCATGGCAAGCAATCTGTTTACTTTGTTCGTCTTCTATGAATTGATGACGCTGTCAACCTACCCGTTGGTCACCCATCATGGCACCGAAAAAGCGATGCTCGGTGGCCGAACTTATTTGGGCATCCTGATGTCCACCTCGATCGCCTTTTTGATGCTGGCGATCGTTTGGACCTGGTCAAAAACGGGAACACTTGAATTTGTACCCGGCGGTATTTTCACCGAGATTCACAAGCAAAACCTCATTGGAACGACCGAGCTCACCATCCTCTTGGCACTCTTTGCCTTCGGCACAGGAAAAGCAGCATTGATGCCCTTCCATCGCTGGCTTCCAGCCGCCATGGTCGCACCGACTCCCGTCAGCGCCTTGCTGCACGCGGTTGCCGTCGTCAAGGTTGGTGTGTTCACGGTGATGAAAATCGCGGTCTATACGTTCGGCATCGAACTCCTGCACGACACGCGTATCAGCGAATGGTTGATGTATGTCGCGGGAGCCAGCGTGTTGATTGCGTCACTTATTGCACTGACAAAAGACAACCTAAAAGCACGCTTGGCTTACTCCACCATCAGCCAGCTCTCTTATATTACCCTTGGAGCCGCTTTGGCCTGTCCGGCCGGCGTGATCGGTGGCAGCATGCACATCGCCATGCATGCGGTGGGAAAAATCACCTTGTTCTTCTGTGCCGGTGCAATTTACGTCGCAACGCATAAAACAGAAATAAGCCAAATGCGAGGACTTGGACGTCAGATGCCAATCACCATGGCCGCTTTCCTCTTGGGCTCCTTCAGCATTATTGGCTTACCACCGTTTGGCGGTACCTGGAGTAAGTGGTACTTGGCGGAGGGTGCCGCTGCGATCAACCAACCTGTCTTCATTGCCGTTCTCATGATCAGCTCGCTTCTCAATATCGCGTATTTGTTGCCAGTCGCGATTGGTGGCTTCTACCTGAAAGGGGCACAAGAACAAGCGGGAATCAAGGAGGCTCCCTTGATGTGCGTGTTGCCTCTCTGCCTCACCGCTCTTGGTGGCATCGCATTGTTTTTCTTTGCTGATCGACTGTACGAAGTCCTCCTCCCCATCGCCCAATCAACGTCATAA
- a CDS encoding cation:proton antiporter subunit C: MFSLYNYWVVIFLMMTGFYMVIARNNLVQKVIGLNIFQISVFLLYITMGKIKNGTAPILIDTQRPYSHPLPSVLMLTAIVVGVATTATALALIVRIREAYGTIEEDEILMEDERS; this comes from the coding sequence ATGTTCAGTCTCTACAACTATTGGGTCGTTATTTTCCTCATGATGACCGGCTTTTACATGGTGATCGCACGCAACAATTTGGTACAAAAAGTGATCGGGCTGAACATCTTTCAGATCTCGGTGTTCTTACTGTATATCACGATGGGCAAGATCAAAAACGGAACCGCTCCAATCCTGATTGATACCCAGCGTCCCTATTCGCATCCTCTGCCGAGTGTGCTGATGCTAACGGCGATCGTCGTCGGCGTCGCAACGACCGCGACCGCTCTCGCATTGATTGTTCGCATCCGCGAGGCTTACGGGACGATCGAAGAAGACGAGATCTTGATGGAAGACGAACGTTCGTAA
- the atpH gene encoding ATP synthase F1 subunit delta, whose product MADDAAVTPEVDIDKQRLGSVYAKAFLAAAEKQQVGIDAIVDELDSLVEDVLKRFPGFEATLGSQRISQEEKAQLLDRVFQGKASETLLTFLKVVGAHGRLDCIRQIRNAARAELNRLHGRIAVEVTTAEPLTDELRTQIVNKLQEATGVPIDLQCKVDAAIIGGLVVRVGDTVYDSSVLNQLAQLKRETLGKTFSQLRESTDRFAVSG is encoded by the coding sequence ATGGCAGACGACGCGGCAGTAACACCTGAAGTTGATATCGATAAGCAGCGGCTTGGGTCCGTTTATGCGAAAGCGTTTTTGGCCGCGGCTGAAAAGCAGCAGGTCGGGATTGATGCGATCGTCGACGAGTTGGATTCGTTGGTCGAAGATGTTTTGAAACGCTTTCCAGGCTTTGAGGCGACTCTTGGGTCGCAGCGGATTTCCCAGGAAGAAAAAGCGCAATTGCTCGATCGAGTTTTCCAGGGAAAGGCCTCCGAAACACTGTTGACCTTCTTGAAGGTGGTCGGTGCACATGGTCGGCTCGACTGCATTCGGCAAATACGGAACGCAGCTCGAGCCGAGTTGAACCGTTTGCATGGTCGAATCGCCGTGGAGGTGACAACGGCCGAGCCACTGACGGATGAGTTGCGAACTCAGATTGTTAACAAGTTGCAAGAGGCCACTGGAGTGCCGATCGACCTGCAGTGTAAGGTGGATGCCGCGATCATTGGTGGACTCGTCGTGCGAGTTGGAGATACCGTTTACGACAGTAGTGTTTTGAATCAACTCGCTCAATTGAAACGCGAAACACTCGGAAAGACATTCAGCCAGTTGCGTGAATCGACTGATCGATTCGCGGTTTCCGGCTGA
- a CDS encoding Na+/H+ antiporter subunit E, translating to MDSRPDCEGQSASVYYELWKQLSNFPASQTDVKNALSLGTALLLVWLLWSGHPTVFLISLGLLSIAFTLWTVHCMGILDEESVPVWLGLKPFTRYLPWLTKEIVSSNLDVARRIADPKLPISPSMIYVKSDQKTAVGRVIMANSITLTPGTISVELQDGFIQVHALSHEGAAEDLSGEMNRRVTELEG from the coding sequence ATGGATTCTCGCCCCGATTGTGAAGGTCAGTCGGCCTCCGTATATTACGAACTGTGGAAGCAACTTTCGAATTTCCCTGCGAGCCAGACCGACGTGAAAAACGCCCTTAGTCTAGGAACTGCTCTGCTGCTCGTATGGCTGCTATGGTCGGGGCATCCTACGGTTTTTCTGATCTCCCTGGGGCTGCTGTCAATCGCCTTCACACTCTGGACGGTCCATTGTATGGGCATTCTGGATGAAGAGTCGGTACCCGTATGGCTCGGCCTGAAACCATTCACTCGCTATCTCCCCTGGCTCACCAAAGAGATCGTGAGTTCCAACCTCGATGTGGCCCGCCGCATCGCAGATCCGAAACTACCAATCAGTCCCTCGATGATTTACGTCAAGTCGGATCAAAAAACGGCTGTTGGCCGCGTGATCATGGCCAATTCGATCACCCTGACACCGGGAACGATTTCGGTTGAGCTACAAGATGGATTCATTCAAGTCCACGCCTTGTCGCACGAAGGAGCTGCGGAAGATTTGTCGGGCGAAATGAATCGTCGTGTCACGGAATTGGAAGGATAA
- a CDS encoding Na(+)/H(+) antiporter subunit B — MKNNFPILRVVTKLVIPYIILLAFYVQFHGDYGPGGGFQAGVILAAAYILYGLVFGLQAAQRVARPNILEILMATGVLIYGGTGIATLLAGGNFLQYSVLDHQVGGGMLPSGEHLGMFLIELGVGATVAAVMISIFFSFAGRERSE; from the coding sequence ATGAAAAACAACTTCCCGATCCTGCGCGTCGTCACCAAGCTGGTAATTCCCTACATCATCCTGCTTGCATTTTATGTGCAATTCCATGGTGACTACGGTCCTGGAGGCGGATTCCAAGCCGGCGTCATCTTGGCAGCAGCCTACATCCTCTACGGGCTGGTGTTTGGCTTGCAGGCAGCTCAACGCGTTGCTCGGCCCAACATCCTCGAAATCCTCATGGCAACCGGTGTATTGATTTATGGTGGAACGGGAATCGCAACCTTATTAGCTGGGGGCAACTTTCTACAGTACAGCGTGCTTGATCACCAAGTTGGCGGGGGCATGTTGCCGAGTGGCGAACATCTGGGCATGTTTTTGATCGAGCTTGGTGTGGGTGCGACCGTTGCCGCCGTGATGATCTCAATCTTCTTTTCGTTTGCTGGCAGAGAAAGATCAGAATAA
- a CDS encoding monovalent cation/H+ antiporter complex subunit F, which produces MYAAVVLAIVVTMSLALVRAAWGPTVFDRILALNMFGTKTVLLISVFGFVIERTDLLDIALLYSLMNFIGVVAVLRFSKFGHFADTVDS; this is translated from the coding sequence ATGTATGCAGCAGTGGTACTGGCAATCGTGGTGACGATGAGCCTGGCACTCGTCCGAGCCGCATGGGGACCGACCGTATTCGATCGAATCCTCGCCCTGAACATGTTTGGTACGAAGACCGTGCTGCTGATCAGCGTTTTTGGATTCGTGATTGAGCGGACGGACTTGTTGGATATTGCCTTACTGTACAGCCTCATGAACTTCATTGGAGTGGTGGCTGTGCTTCGCTTTTCAAAATTTGGCCACTTTGCCGATACGGTAGATTCCTGA
- a CDS encoding AtpZ/AtpI family protein — protein MLFWVAALAVPIGSTTTDVNQNSDDRSSHAIAYQWASKITTVSLEMVVPGVIGLFVDRWLGTVVLFTLVGFGLGLTLGIAHLLRMTASSVGDASNAMSGEQERTKR, from the coding sequence ATGCTTTTTTGGGTGGCGGCGTTGGCCGTCCCGATCGGCTCAACCACGACTGACGTGAATCAGAATTCCGACGACCGCTCGTCGCATGCGATTGCCTATCAATGGGCATCGAAAATCACGACCGTATCGCTAGAGATGGTTGTGCCGGGCGTCATCGGTTTGTTTGTTGATCGGTGGTTGGGGACTGTGGTGCTGTTTACCCTGGTCGGGTTTGGCCTAGGGCTTACCTTGGGGATTGCTCATCTGCTGCGGATGACGGCCTCCAGTGTTGGAGATGCATCGAACGCGATGTCGGGCGAGCAGGAAAGAACGAAACGGTGA
- the atpF gene encoding F0F1 ATP synthase subunit B: MHDRMWLHLVVWSLALLGPLSGGQAYAADNAEVTSEQDVSAGEQAGTGTHDADGHASDGHASDGHADHGHSGDSHGAAADHGEVPSPISVDPDLAIVTAVIFFGLLAVLWKFAWNPIIAAIDAREGKMASDLAAAAKANEESKRLLAAHEAKLAEAAAEVRQLLDGARKDADVHREKILAEAQAAAQSEKDRAIREIESAKNAALQDVAEKSVDTAVALAGKIVKRQLSAQDHSQLIGEALEKFPSKN, encoded by the coding sequence ATGCACGATCGTATGTGGTTGCATCTTGTGGTGTGGTCACTCGCTTTGCTCGGACCGTTGTCCGGGGGTCAAGCGTATGCTGCGGACAATGCAGAAGTGACCTCCGAACAGGATGTTTCGGCTGGTGAACAGGCCGGCACGGGAACGCACGACGCGGATGGGCATGCTAGTGATGGGCATGCTAGTGATGGGCATGCGGATCATGGTCACTCGGGTGATAGCCATGGTGCGGCAGCTGATCACGGCGAAGTGCCGAGTCCAATTAGTGTCGATCCGGATTTGGCTATCGTCACGGCTGTCATTTTCTTTGGGCTGTTGGCTGTGCTCTGGAAGTTTGCCTGGAATCCGATTATCGCAGCTATCGATGCTCGCGAAGGTAAGATGGCGAGCGATCTAGCGGCTGCTGCGAAAGCCAATGAGGAGTCGAAGCGGCTTTTGGCGGCCCATGAAGCAAAATTGGCGGAAGCTGCTGCGGAGGTTCGTCAGCTGTTGGATGGTGCTCGGAAGGACGCGGATGTGCACCGCGAAAAGATTTTGGCGGAGGCTCAGGCCGCTGCCCAATCGGAAAAAGATCGAGCAATACGAGAGATCGAATCGGCGAAAAACGCGGCGTTGCAGGATGTCGCAGAGAAAAGCGTCGATACGGCCGTCGCATTGGCTGGCAAGATTGTGAAGCGGCAGCTGTCTGCTCAGGATCATTCGCAGTTGATCGGTGAGGCCCTAGAAAAGTTTCCAAGTAAGAACTGA
- a CDS encoding Na(+)/H(+) antiporter subunit D, giving the protein MLELIRQFHHLPPGSLLILGALLIPLLHGKVRQGWMLLLPVISTMHLVSLPTDMRWETSLMGLSLTPIRVDQLSLVWGYIFHAATLISVIYAIQIRDRVQNSMALIYAGSAIGAVFAGDLLTLFIFWEITALSSVFLVWAGRTADSYGAGMRYLLIQVGSGVLLLAGSILHYQSTQSLAFEGPFSLDDGLAIWLIFLSFGIKAAFPLLHCWLPDSYPNATATGTVFLSIYTTKLAIYGLARGFAGTELLIVLGVIMAIFPLIFAAVEDDLRRVLAYSLNNQLGFMVVGVGVGSELALNGTAGHAVSHILYKGLLFMAVGAVITQTGTGRASKLGGLFSAMPWTACFCMIGTLGMAAPLFAGYVTKSLILSAVAKEHLTWAWLALLIGSAGVFYVSGIRICYEIFFGKRQTETVPQDAPLNMRIAMGLASVGLITLGLMPSLLFSILPHSVDYDPYTVSHVIHQLQLLFFTGLAFAALLHFGLYPVSHPSILLDFDWLYRLLIPLTIRKISKICSRVAESIRPLQKQAGAQVYQGLERLFWDKGFMGRSRSTSWMAMWAAILLAAYLLVYYQESGKQGENPPTPAASDSSSTSNGGSLFASKQIVD; this is encoded by the coding sequence ATGCTTGAGCTGATTCGGCAATTTCATCATCTGCCTCCCGGTTCGCTGCTGATTTTGGGAGCCCTTTTGATACCCTTGCTACACGGCAAGGTCCGTCAAGGCTGGATGTTGCTCTTGCCGGTGATCAGCACAATGCATTTGGTCTCGCTACCGACCGACATGCGTTGGGAAACCTCCTTGATGGGACTGTCCCTGACTCCGATCCGCGTCGATCAATTGAGCCTTGTTTGGGGATACATTTTTCACGCGGCCACGCTAATCAGCGTGATCTATGCGATTCAAATCCGCGATCGAGTCCAGAATTCAATGGCTCTGATCTATGCCGGATCGGCAATCGGGGCCGTATTTGCCGGAGACCTGCTCACGCTTTTCATCTTCTGGGAAATCACTGCGTTATCATCCGTGTTCCTCGTTTGGGCAGGACGAACAGCGGACTCCTACGGTGCAGGGATGAGATATTTGTTGATCCAAGTCGGATCTGGCGTCTTGTTACTGGCCGGCTCGATTTTGCACTATCAAAGTACCCAAAGTCTTGCCTTCGAGGGTCCGTTTTCGCTGGACGATGGCTTGGCAATTTGGCTAATCTTTCTCAGCTTTGGCATCAAGGCGGCCTTCCCATTACTCCACTGCTGGTTGCCCGATTCCTATCCGAATGCGACCGCCACCGGCACGGTATTCCTCAGCATCTACACAACAAAGCTGGCAATTTACGGCTTGGCTCGTGGCTTTGCTGGTACGGAACTACTCATCGTCCTCGGCGTGATCATGGCCATCTTTCCACTGATCTTTGCCGCGGTTGAAGATGATTTAAGGCGCGTGCTGGCCTACAGCCTGAACAACCAACTCGGCTTCATGGTCGTCGGCGTGGGCGTCGGTAGCGAGTTGGCTCTGAATGGCACGGCCGGACATGCCGTGTCACACATTTTGTACAAGGGCCTATTATTCATGGCGGTGGGTGCCGTGATAACTCAGACCGGAACCGGGCGAGCCTCCAAACTAGGTGGTCTTTTTTCCGCGATGCCATGGACCGCCTGTTTCTGCATGATTGGTACTCTTGGTATGGCCGCACCGCTGTTCGCTGGCTACGTCACGAAATCGCTCATTCTTTCCGCCGTCGCCAAAGAGCACCTGACGTGGGCTTGGCTTGCACTCTTAATCGGCTCCGCTGGCGTCTTCTATGTGTCGGGAATCCGCATCTGCTACGAGATCTTTTTCGGAAAGCGACAAACGGAGACCGTCCCTCAAGATGCGCCTCTTAATATGCGAATCGCCATGGGATTGGCCAGCGTCGGACTGATCACTCTCGGCTTGATGCCAAGCCTTTTATTTTCGATTCTGCCGCACTCCGTCGACTACGATCCCTACACCGTCTCCCATGTCATTCACCAATTACAATTGCTGTTCTTTACCGGCTTGGCTTTCGCAGCCCTGCTGCATTTCGGACTCTATCCGGTCAGTCACCCATCGATTCTGCTCGATTTCGACTGGCTGTATCGGCTCCTTATCCCACTGACAATCCGAAAAATAAGCAAAATCTGCAGCCGAGTAGCGGAGTCGATTCGACCTCTGCAAAAACAGGCGGGGGCCCAAGTTTACCAAGGATTAGAGCGACTATTTTGGGACAAAGGTTTCATGGGACGGAGTCGTTCGACAAGTTGGATGGCCATGTGGGCGGCCATTTTGTTGGCTGCTTACTTGCTGGTTTACTACCAGGAATCGGGAAAACAAGGCGAAAATCCGCCAACGCCTGCCGCTTCCGACAGCTCAAGCACCTCCAATGGGGGGTCACTTTTTGCGTCGAAGCAGATTGTTGATTAA